One Chitinophaga sp. H8 DNA window includes the following coding sequences:
- a CDS encoding basic secretory protein-like protein, whose translation MSSFFKRFSSIVLMGILSSGVWAAGNKIAADPGAYVPLGTDTIVRNGYTLIFINQDKTFDPQVKHKMVHTFFQVYPALARQFNPATLKTVTFVMDTTYNGVAGAANGQVSYSPEWLRKHPGDIDVVTHEVMHIVQNYPGDAGPGWITEGIADYVRYKFGLDNASAGWALPEYQHGHSYTNSYRITARFLAWIEQKVKPGFVTSLDASMRTKKYAAATWQQLTGKTMDELWKAYSANPAL comes from the coding sequence TTTTAGCAGCATCGTGTTAATGGGGATCCTTTCTTCAGGGGTATGGGCTGCCGGAAATAAGATCGCTGCAGATCCGGGGGCATATGTGCCTTTGGGAACGGATACCATTGTCCGGAATGGCTATACCCTTATTTTTATTAACCAGGATAAAACATTTGATCCGCAGGTGAAGCATAAAATGGTGCACACCTTTTTTCAGGTATACCCGGCACTGGCCCGGCAGTTTAATCCTGCTACGCTTAAAACGGTCACTTTTGTGATGGATACTACTTATAATGGGGTGGCAGGTGCGGCTAACGGGCAGGTAAGCTATAGCCCGGAATGGTTGCGTAAGCACCCGGGGGATATTGATGTGGTTACCCATGAAGTGATGCACATTGTGCAAAATTATCCGGGAGATGCCGGTCCGGGATGGATCACGGAAGGAATTGCAGATTATGTACGCTATAAATTTGGATTGGATAATGCCAGCGCAGGATGGGCGTTGCCTGAATATCAGCACGGGCACAGTTATACGAACAGTTATCGTATTACGGCAAGATTTTTAGCCTGGATAGAGCAAAAGGTGAAGCCAGGTTTCGTAACTTCGCTGGATGCCAGTATGCGTACCAAAAAATATGCAGCTGCCACATGGCAGCAATTAACGGGCAAAACAATGGATGAGCTATGGAAAGCTTATTCAGCAAACCCCGCTCTTTAA